One segment of Fibrobacter sp. UWB10 DNA contains the following:
- a CDS encoding sulfatase-like hydrolase/transferase, with protein sequence MKFSNMHSISRPILFFLKIAAIAICLIFIIEHYFLEISPFFASPEYILSFLALIILNWRTKHFQKKDYFKPSHIPLVIAPLFLAVLFRTGFVWALSTFPLKDANTVLLTLQEPFDDFAYSMVRQYLTTTIPQALVITIVIAIFLYVVLNNTKKRLVPVGIYIIAAIIPVFYNIPISDYIHILNNEPEKNTAYSKFFVENYVNPDSVIITPPQHKRNLILIYLESLETSFADRIHGGNQDTNLIPEITELALQNLSFGKNKKNIGGGLDAIGSTSTFPSMHSRSLGIPNITIYSKTPILHHYKSIYKILNEYDYKQIFFQGNSGLYKQFRQFAIDQKIDEIYGPDDLIQRLDLDTADLIRKQGYKTVQDKETFIFAHQILDTISEPFSLTFFTIDTHAPSGLYDPDCIKINDEKNEDERLKASARCVSRELNKFLDTLRTKAFYGNTSIVVFGDHLFPGNRLVKGATDRKWVNFFINPSKVPVSNENRLYSDIDMFPTILSSINFNIDGERLGFGTDLFGGKKTLIECIGLDSLNKEIRKMSNHLMYESYLLIKKQNKEE encoded by the coding sequence ATGAAATTCTCAAATATGCATAGCATTTCAAGACCAATTCTGTTTTTTTTGAAAATTGCGGCGATTGCCATATGTCTTATCTTTATAATTGAACACTATTTTTTAGAAATATCTCCCTTTTTCGCGTCTCCGGAATATATACTGTCCTTCTTGGCGCTGATTATTTTAAATTGGCGCACAAAGCATTTTCAAAAGAAGGATTATTTCAAACCTTCACACATACCACTCGTTATCGCGCCTCTCTTTTTGGCAGTCCTTTTTAGGACAGGCTTTGTTTGGGCCTTAAGCACATTTCCACTTAAAGACGCGAATACGGTGTTGCTTACACTGCAAGAACCCTTTGACGACTTCGCTTATTCAATGGTTCGACAATATCTGACAACCACTATTCCCCAAGCACTTGTAATAACAATTGTTATTGCAATTTTCCTTTACGTCGTTTTAAATAACACAAAAAAAAGACTGGTTCCTGTAGGAATATATATCATTGCAGCAATCATTCCTGTTTTCTATAACATTCCCATATCCGACTACATACATATTTTAAATAACGAGCCCGAAAAAAATACGGCATATTCAAAATTCTTTGTCGAAAATTATGTCAATCCGGATTCTGTCATAATCACACCTCCCCAGCATAAGCGGAACTTGATTCTCATATACTTGGAATCGCTAGAAACATCTTTCGCAGACAGAATTCATGGGGGCAATCAAGATACCAATCTTATTCCAGAAATTACAGAACTCGCCTTGCAAAATCTGAGTTTCGGAAAAAACAAAAAAAATATTGGCGGCGGACTAGACGCCATAGGTTCGACATCCACATTCCCCTCCATGCATAGCAGATCTTTAGGAATTCCTAATATTACTATTTATTCAAAGACTCCTATACTGCATCATTATAAGAGCATTTATAAAATTTTAAACGAGTACGATTACAAACAAATTTTCTTTCAAGGAAATTCGGGTCTTTACAAACAATTCCGACAATTCGCAATAGATCAAAAAATAGACGAAATTTATGGTCCGGATGATTTGATACAAAGATTGGATTTGGATACCGCAGATCTTATAAGAAAACAAGGATACAAGACTGTTCAAGACAAAGAAACCTTTATTTTTGCCCATCAAATTCTCGACACCATCTCAGAACCTTTTTCGCTGACATTTTTCACCATAGATACCCACGCTCCAAGTGGACTATACGACCCTGATTGCATAAAAATCAACGACGAGAAAAACGAAGACGAAAGACTAAAAGCATCTGCACGGTGCGTATCCAGGGAATTAAACAAATTTCTGGATACATTAAGAACAAAAGCATTCTATGGCAACACATCCATCGTTGTTTTTGGAGATCATCTTTTTCCTGGGAATCGTTTAGTTAAGGGCGCCACAGACAGAAAATGGGTCAACTTTTTTATAAATCCTTCAAAGGTTCCTGTTTCTAACGAAAATCGGCTTTATTCAGACATTGATATGTTCCCAACCATTCTCAGTTCAATCAATTTCAATATCGATGGAGAGCGGCTTGGGTTTGGAACGGACCTTTTTGGCGGCAAAAAAACGCTTATAGAATGCATCGGGTTGGACTCTCTCAACAAAGAAATAAGAAAAATGTCTAATCACTTAATGTACGAAAGTTACTTACTAATAAAAAAACAGAATAAGGAAGAATAG
- a CDS encoding glycosyltransferase family 2 protein encodes MMISIAMTSYNGEKFISEQISSILSQTIEDFELIICDDCSTDHTLSILKEYKEKDSRIKIVQNKKQLGFLKNFEQAISLCTGDYIACCDQDDIWTNNHLEYLLNNIGKNDCIGANGIIIDKLGKKIGSTVKESLSVEYEPSNSDSLFKHECFYNLIQGTACLFKKTLLSSILPFPDGIKFHDHWIALNAAMQNGCKYTSDIILLYRTHSQNVTGFRKFNLVHSLKTAFQANKYRHHIYRHNIAMLTFIKRKNTYNDVYINNALAFFENLSSDKHRTQSVLFYIKNYNEIALCPRKKWKLFLYRVFCLSLFGIML; translated from the coding sequence ATGATGATTTCCATAGCAATGACATCGTATAACGGGGAAAAATTTATTTCTGAACAGATATCATCAATTCTTTCACAAACGATTGAAGATTTCGAGTTAATCATATGTGACGATTGTTCCACAGATCACACATTGTCAATCCTTAAAGAATACAAAGAAAAAGATTCTCGCATCAAAATTGTACAAAATAAAAAACAATTGGGATTTCTAAAAAATTTTGAACAAGCCATATCCCTGTGCACAGGAGATTATATCGCCTGCTGTGATCAAGACGACATCTGGACAAATAATCATCTAGAATACTTGCTGAACAATATAGGAAAAAACGATTGCATTGGAGCAAACGGCATTATTATCGACAAACTTGGAAAAAAAATCGGATCAACCGTAAAGGAATCACTTTCTGTAGAATATGAGCCAAGCAATTCGGACTCCTTATTCAAGCACGAGTGTTTCTACAACCTTATTCAAGGAACAGCATGTCTTTTTAAAAAGACATTGCTTTCGTCAATTTTACCATTTCCAGATGGCATTAAATTTCACGATCATTGGATTGCTCTAAACGCCGCCATGCAAAATGGATGTAAATACACATCAGACATAATCCTCCTTTATAGGACACACAGCCAAAACGTGACAGGGTTCAGAAAATTCAATTTAGTTCACTCTTTAAAAACGGCCTTTCAAGCAAATAAATATCGGCATCATATATACAGACATAACATCGCCATGCTTACATTCATAAAGCGCAAAAACACCTACAATGATGTTTATATAAATAATGCTTTAGCATTCTTCGAGAATCTTTCTTCCGACAAGCATAGAACGCAATCTGTCCTATTTTACATAAAAAACTATAACGAAATTGCCCTTTGTCCCCGAAAAAAATGGAAACTATTTCTATATCGAGTTTTTTGTCTTTCTCTTTTTGGAATCATGCTTTAA
- a CDS encoding glycosyltransferase has translation MSVRVCQVLHGIVGGGSEQVVLNYCSRMRDIHFDLLYQYEPNPQILERFNEAGINCIQIPDKVHHPLKHIWNMFRIFRKGHYDVVHGHLDWFMNSYVCFLAMLAGVKKRFAHHHQSYGNNILCAIMRVPCKLFATHWLACGEAAAINAWGHNAVKKGKVTILPNAIDPERFKFNEAARREIRAKYGIAENDFVIGHVGRFYPQKNHEFLIDMFADLHKQMANAKLLLLGDGPLQERIEQKVKSLGLSNFVIFAGLQKDPAPFYSVMDVFAFPSLWEGLPLTLVEAQYAGLPCIVSENVTREVVLSEQCVLIKGFNSDSWKNSLERAFCVGKRPNSVLLPQYNINNTYSHLSKMYKECING, from the coding sequence ATGAGTGTTCGCGTTTGTCAGGTGCTGCATGGGATTGTAGGCGGCGGTTCGGAGCAGGTTGTTCTGAATTATTGTTCTCGTATGCGTGACATTCATTTTGATTTGCTGTACCAGTACGAACCAAACCCACAAATATTAGAACGCTTTAATGAGGCTGGAATCAACTGCATCCAGATTCCCGATAAGGTTCATCATCCACTGAAACACATATGGAATATGTTCCGAATCTTTAGAAAGGGGCATTACGATGTTGTGCATGGTCATTTGGACTGGTTCATGAACAGCTACGTGTGCTTTTTGGCTATGCTCGCTGGAGTCAAAAAAAGATTTGCCCATCATCACCAGTCATATGGAAATAACATCCTTTGTGCTATAATGCGCGTTCCCTGCAAACTCTTTGCTACCCATTGGTTGGCTTGCGGCGAAGCCGCCGCCATCAATGCCTGGGGGCATAACGCTGTAAAGAAAGGTAAGGTGACGATTCTCCCCAACGCAATCGACCCGGAACGATTTAAGTTTAACGAAGCTGCTCGCCGAGAGATTCGTGCGAAATATGGAATTGCAGAGAACGATTTTGTGATAGGGCATGTGGGAAGATTCTATCCGCAGAAAAATCATGAGTTTTTGATAGATATGTTCGCGGATCTCCATAAACAGATGGCAAACGCGAAACTGCTATTGCTGGGCGATGGCCCGTTGCAGGAACGGATTGAACAAAAAGTTAAATCGCTTGGCTTGTCAAACTTCGTAATCTTTGCTGGTCTGCAAAAAGATCCTGCTCCGTTCTATAGTGTGATGGATGTATTTGCTTTCCCGTCTCTGTGGGAGGGCTTGCCGCTTACACTTGTTGAAGCTCAATATGCAGGATTGCCGTGTATAGTGAGTGAAAATGTGACTCGGGAAGTGGTTTTGTCTGAACAATGTGTACTGATAAAAGGATTTAATTCCGATTCTTGGAAAAATTCTCTAGAACGAGCATTTTGTGTAGGAAAAAGGCCGAATTCGGTACTTTTGCCACAATATAATATTAACAATACTTACAGCCATTTAAGTAAAATGTATAAGGAATGCATCAATGGCTAA
- a CDS encoding site-specific integrase has product MLFFNTALKYLNLEKYKENLAPTTIRTYYWNLKKITDFNPEIHCEDIDESFIRNYKSFLQQKGDKPNTVAKALSVFRIFTRKMLIDKLLKTDPFENIKIGRVYSKRSFLTTNELKHLYLNYLDNKHSLTETEQNVMNVFLFSCFTGLRYSDLLSLDASEIFDWKIRKQTHKTGEPVYIPIPIQARLLLPEKLSQGRIFKVVENSHFNRTLRRVAPKLGYHKYIHCHLARHTFATTCISLGISLPSTSKLLGHRNVETTLIYAKFVDTFLDKEMKKFNKLR; this is encoded by the coding sequence ATGCTATTCTTTAACACTGCACTCAAATATCTTAACCTTGAAAAATACAAGGAAAATCTTGCCCCCACAACTATACGTACCTATTACTGGAATCTAAAAAAAATCACAGATTTCAATCCAGAAATTCACTGCGAAGATATTGACGAATCTTTTATTCGTAATTATAAATCATTCTTACAACAAAAGGGCGATAAACCGAATACCGTTGCCAAGGCATTATCCGTATTCAGAATTTTTACTAGAAAAATGCTCATTGACAAGCTATTAAAAACAGACCCTTTCGAGAACATCAAAATTGGACGAGTTTACTCAAAACGGAGTTTCCTTACAACTAACGAACTTAAGCATCTGTATCTAAATTATCTAGACAACAAGCATTCTCTCACAGAAACAGAACAGAATGTTATGAATGTATTCCTATTCAGTTGCTTTACCGGCCTACGATACAGCGACCTTCTTTCACTCGACGCATCGGAAATTTTCGATTGGAAAATCCGCAAACAAACCCACAAAACAGGAGAACCCGTATATATTCCTATCCCCATCCAAGCACGATTGCTCTTGCCCGAGAAATTATCACAAGGTCGAATTTTTAAAGTGGTAGAAAATTCACATTTTAACAGAACTCTTCGCAGAGTCGCCCCAAAACTAGGTTATCACAAATACATCCATTGCCACTTGGCTAGACACACTTTTGCAACAACCTGCATTTCACTCGGAATATCTTTACCATCGACCAGCAAATTACTAGGCCATCGCAATGTCGAAACAACTCTTATTTATGCAAAATTCGTTGACACATTTCTTGACAAAGAAATGAAAAAATTCAATAAATTGCGATAA
- a CDS encoding glycosyltransferase family 2 protein: MILNYNDAPTTIGLVESIKDYALLDYIVIVDNCSTDDSWEQLQNYKNDKVHVIQTPRNGGYGAGNNFGLRYSSDILNADYSIIANPDVQFDEDCVENFLQTLQEDSSVAVVSARQSNSPDCAWKNCSTLQYILATSLFFEVWLKIRFYPKKYFKGKDFVPVFAVPGSMLMVDLKKMLKYGMYDEEFFLYYEEPVLGQKFDEAGLKTVLRLDCAYIHNHHVSISKTYRRWSQQHAILLKSAELFLKRYKKASALQMAFAKLWFAYTKFEFWLYDLFCRLKHDSKKRKTKNSI; the protein is encoded by the coding sequence GTGATTCTTAATTACAATGATGCTCCCACGACAATAGGTCTAGTGGAAAGTATAAAAGATTATGCCCTACTGGATTATATCGTGATTGTAGATAATTGCTCGACAGATGATTCCTGGGAACAGTTGCAAAATTATAAGAACGACAAAGTACATGTGATTCAAACGCCTAGGAATGGTGGGTATGGTGCTGGAAACAACTTTGGATTACGATATTCTTCTGACATTTTAAATGCAGATTATTCAATTATCGCGAATCCAGATGTGCAATTTGATGAAGATTGTGTGGAAAACTTTTTGCAGACTTTGCAGGAAGATTCTTCGGTTGCTGTAGTCTCGGCTAGACAGTCTAATTCGCCTGATTGCGCTTGGAAAAATTGTTCCACCTTGCAATACATACTAGCAACGAGCTTATTTTTTGAAGTGTGGCTAAAGATCCGTTTCTATCCAAAGAAATATTTTAAGGGTAAAGATTTTGTTCCTGTATTTGCTGTTCCTGGTTCAATGTTGATGGTTGATTTGAAAAAAATGCTAAAGTATGGCATGTACGATGAGGAATTCTTTCTTTATTATGAGGAACCTGTTTTGGGACAGAAATTTGATGAAGCTGGTCTTAAGACAGTTTTACGCTTAGATTGCGCTTATATTCATAATCACCATGTTTCTATATCTAAGACGTATCGCCGATGGTCGCAACAACATGCAATACTATTGAAGAGTGCAGAATTGTTTTTGAAAAGATATAAAAAAGCGAGTGCGTTACAGATGGCGTTCGCTAAGTTGTGGTTTGCATATACAAAATTTGAATTTTGGTTGTATGATTTATTTTGTCGTTTAAAGCATGATTCCAAAAAGAGAAAGACAAAAAACTCGATATAG
- a CDS encoding type II secretion system protein produces the protein MKKQGFTLIELMVVIVIMGILAAVAVPKLFGMIAKSKASEVGPAAGTYVKLQQAYISEAVAVGNWQIIGYKGPGDNTKGTATGGDKSGTTNFKYADGATYTNNTTTLGTDEVVGFVVANQAKLNDCAAKSGDASSSNFNWKVTVKKSTSSEGDATFTATTNCTELTPNFDKIGK, from the coding sequence ATGAAAAAGCAAGGTTTTACCCTTATCGAATTGATGGTCGTGATCGTGATCATGGGCATCTTGGCCGCCGTCGCAGTACCGAAACTGTTCGGCATGATCGCTAAGTCCAAGGCTTCCGAAGTCGGCCCTGCCGCCGGTACCTACGTGAAGTTGCAGCAGGCCTACATTTCTGAAGCAGTCGCTGTTGGTAACTGGCAGATTATCGGCTACAAGGGCCCGGGCGACAACACCAAGGGCACTGCAACTGGCGGTGACAAGTCTGGAACAACAAACTTCAAATATGCGGATGGTGCCACTTACACGAATAATACGACAACTTTAGGCACTGATGAAGTCGTGGGTTTCGTTGTTGCAAATCAGGCCAAGCTGAACGATTGCGCAGCTAAGAGTGGTGATGCATCTTCTTCTAACTTTAACTGGAAAGTTACCGTTAAGAAGTCTACTTCTTCCGAAGGTGATGCTACTTTCACAGCTACAACCAATTGCACGGAACTTACCCCGAACTTCGACAAGATCGGTAAGTAA